The Cyanobacterium sp. HL-69 genome segment GTTTAACCTTGTACCAACTCAATAACTTAAGTTCCGAGTTTAAAACAATAAACGAGAGAGGGTGGGAGAGATGTTACCTTTTTTTCACCCTTTCTCAAAAACGTGCTAAACCTTATCTAAAATTTATGTTAAAAAGAGGGTGTAACCTATATATATATCAATAGTTACAAAAGTTAATAATATATTTTTATACTTATTAATCGAACTCCCACACACGATACCCCATATACATTTAAGGCGTGTTTTGTCATAAAAAAGCAGTAATCCTTAGCACGAATTATCAAAAAATACTCCGTAACCTATAACGCTCTCATGGGGGTGGAGCGAACGTTGCTTGTTTTATGCCCATCACCCATGGTGATGAAACACGAGAATTATATGATACTAACCCTTTAACCTTGATCTGGTGGTGCAAAAACTACACATCCGTACGCTCCCGATATAGAATAAGCTAAAATTTATACTATTAGTTAGTTTCAGCTATTTTGCCAATTTAGCACCTTTCTTAGGTTTAAGCCTTATTTATAGGTTGAATCGTGCTCCAAATGTAAACTGAGTACCCTCAGATAGTTCCCATCCCTTAAAGCGGTAGCCCGATACTTTTTATTAACTGATGTTACGCACGGGAGTGATAGAAGGGATATGATGAGAAAATGAACAAACAACTGATGGAACTCTATAGCGATTATTTAATCAGTTCTTTCAATGAAGTGACAGCCACGGGTTTATCTTCAGCATTGAAAGGAAATATTAGTCATGATAAAGTAACAAGGTTTCTATCAGAATCGGATTTTGATTCCAAGCAACTCTGGCAATTAGTAAAGCCAGTAATACGGAGAGAAGAGGAAGAAGACGGGGTACTGATATTCGATGACACCATAGAAGAAAAACCTCATACAAAGGAAAGTGAGTTAATTTGTTGGCATCATGACCATAGTAAAAATAGGTCAGTCAAAGGGATAAATATACTTAATTGTGTTTATGGGACAAACCAGAACACCATACCAGTAGCTTTTGAGGTGATAAAGAAACCCATAGAGTTTTGTGAAATTAAAACAAAAAAGAAAAAACGAAGGGGAATGATCACAAAAAATGAATTATTGAGAAAACAATTAATAATTTGTCAAAAAAATGAGCTGAAGTATAAATATGTATTGACAGATAGTTGGTTTGCGGCAAAAGAAAATATGGATTTTATCCGAATAACATTGGGTAAACATTTCATCATGGCATTGAAAAGTAATCGAACGGTAGCCATCAGTGAACAAAAGAAAAAACAGGGTCATTTTATCAGAATTGATGAACTGGAATGGTCAGAAAAGAATCTCAAGTTAGTGTGGTTAAAAGGAGTAGAATTTCCCATACTACTTCATCGACAAATCTTTACAAACAAGGATGATAGCACAGGGATTCTTTATCTAGCCTGTAGTAATTTAGACTGTAATGAAACTGAAATAGAAACAATCTACCAAAAACGGTGGAAAGTGGAAGTTTTTCACAAAACCTTAAAATCTAATACAGGTTTGGCAAATTCACCGACAAAATGTGTTCGCACTCAGTGTAACCATATTTTCATGTCAATATATGCAGCATTTCAATTGGAATGCTTAAAAATTAAACATAAAATGAATCATTTTGCCCTGAGGAGTCGTATCTACATTAAAGCTCTTCAAGAAGCCATGAATGAACTACAACTACTCAAGGTTGCGTAACATCAGTTACTCAGATAAAATAAATCTCTTTGAAAAACAGGACAGTTTAAATCAAGCAATATATTAGCCATTCAATAAATCTTAAAAAACTCCCTTAATTATTACCATCATTAATATTAAGATTTTTAATTAGTCATGATTATCATTAACATGAAATTTAGATGATAAAGAGTTTTCTAACTCCGTCAAATCAGTATGAGAGGGCTTATTCTTACTAGCCCAATCTAAAGCCTCATCAAGTTTGGTAGCATTATCTTTTTCTAATAACCATTGTTCATTATGGGGGATAAATTTACCGATTTTAATAGTCCAAACACCATATTCAGAGTTATCAATTAAGACGCTTTGACCTGCAAACTCTTTTCCCAAGGAAATTTGTCCATTACTACCGATTGTTTTAATTTGTGCCATAGGAATATACTATCTTTGTGCCTTATTATTTTCATAATAACAGCTTTAT includes the following:
- the tnp4 gene encoding group ISAba11 transposase, producing MELYSDYLISSFNEVTATGLSSALKGNISHDKVTRFLSESDFDSKQLWQLVKPVIRREEEEDGVLIFDDTIEEKPHTKESELICWHHDHSKNRSVKGINILNCVYGTNQNTIPVAFEVIKKPIEFCEIKTKKKKRRGMITKNELLRKQLIICQKNELKYKYVLTDSWFAAKENMDFIRITLGKHFIMALKSNRTVAISEQKKKQGHFIRIDELEWSEKNLKLVWLKGVEFPILLHRQIFTNKDDSTGILYLACSNLDCNETEIETIYQKRWKVEVFHKTLKSNTGLANSPTKCVRTQCNHIFMSIYAAFQLECLKIKHKMNHFALRSRIYIKALQEAMNELQLLKVA